A region from the Azospirillum thermophilum genome encodes:
- a CDS encoding helicase-related protein — protein sequence MVAVLGPTNTGKTYLAIERMLGHRTGMIGFPLRLLARENYDRIVSIKGRNAVALVTGEEKILPPNPSYWVCTVESMPLDRPVDFLAVDEIQLCADPERGHIFTDRLLHARGLVETMVLGSDTLQPLIRRLVPRVEFISRPRFSQLTYAGYKKLTRLPPRSAVVAFSATDVYAIAEMLRRQRGGTAVVLGALSPRTRNAQVGLYQAGEVDYLVATDAIGMGLNMDVDHVAFARMVKFDGFAPRRLRAPEVAQIAGRAGRHMRDGTFGITDEVQEIDADVVNRVENHEFETIKTISWRNSALRFDTPGFLLKSLEERSPLPELMRARDADDHLALQALVRDPDIMDLAKGRDAVRLLWEVCQIPDFRKVLSDAHTRLLGQVFRSLRSGVGRLDEDWVAKQITRLDRTEGDIDALVARIAHIRTWTYISNRPAWLKDPLHWQERTRAVEDKLSDALHERLTQRFIDRRSATLVRTLKDGRDLIGGVRADGEVVVEGHPVGRLEGFRFVPDAPDRSDEARALLTAARRALRDELASRLRSFEQEPDEAFALTPDGQFTANGIAVARLAAGPSVLTPLVVPFDEGLLDQGQRDRVRARLDRWLKDHIAARLRPLIALSKAETLTGAARGLAFQLVEGMGVLPRAPVAGLVEGLEREDRKALAKLGVRLGVSHLYLTALAKPAAVAMRGLLWAVRAGQPLPVPVPPPGRVSVEAAPEREGGPPPAFWEAIGYPLAGGRAVRVDMLDRLETEMLKHAKDGAPLTEPALGQMIGVSPDELGGVLKGMGYSRSVAQDGAVTWRRRRGPQSRPRRETPANADHPFAKLRQLSGMG from the coding sequence GTGGTCGCGGTGCTCGGCCCGACCAACACCGGCAAGACCTACCTCGCCATCGAGCGGATGCTCGGCCACCGCACGGGGATGATCGGCTTTCCGCTGCGCCTGCTGGCGCGCGAGAACTACGACCGCATCGTCTCCATCAAGGGCCGCAACGCCGTCGCCCTGGTGACGGGGGAGGAGAAGATCCTTCCCCCCAACCCCTCCTACTGGGTCTGCACCGTCGAATCGATGCCGCTCGACCGGCCGGTCGATTTCCTGGCGGTGGACGAGATCCAGCTCTGCGCCGATCCGGAGCGCGGCCACATCTTCACCGACCGGCTGCTGCATGCCCGCGGCCTCGTGGAGACGATGGTGCTGGGCTCCGACACGCTGCAGCCGCTGATCCGCCGGCTGGTGCCGCGGGTCGAGTTCATCAGCCGCCCGCGCTTCTCCCAGCTCACCTATGCCGGCTACAAGAAGCTGACGCGCCTGCCGCCGCGCTCCGCCGTCGTCGCCTTCTCCGCCACCGACGTCTACGCCATCGCCGAGATGCTGCGCCGCCAGCGCGGCGGCACGGCGGTGGTGCTGGGGGCGCTGTCCCCGCGCACGCGCAATGCCCAGGTCGGGCTCTACCAGGCGGGCGAGGTGGACTATCTGGTGGCGACCGACGCCATCGGCATGGGGCTGAACATGGACGTCGACCATGTCGCCTTCGCCCGCATGGTCAAGTTCGACGGCTTCGCCCCCCGCCGGCTGCGGGCTCCCGAGGTGGCGCAGATCGCCGGCCGCGCCGGCCGCCACATGCGCGACGGCACCTTCGGCATCACCGACGAGGTGCAGGAGATCGACGCCGACGTCGTCAACCGGGTCGAGAACCACGAGTTCGAGACGATCAAGACGATCTCCTGGCGCAACAGCGCGCTGCGCTTCGACACGCCGGGCTTCCTGCTGAAGTCGCTGGAGGAGCGCTCGCCCCTGCCGGAGCTGATGCGGGCGCGCGACGCCGACGACCATCTGGCGCTGCAGGCGCTGGTCCGCGACCCCGACATCATGGATCTCGCCAAGGGGCGCGACGCGGTGAGGCTGCTGTGGGAGGTCTGCCAGATCCCCGACTTCCGCAAGGTGCTGTCGGACGCCCACACCCGGCTGCTGGGGCAGGTCTTCCGGTCCCTGCGCAGCGGCGTCGGCCGGCTGGACGAGGACTGGGTGGCCAAGCAGATCACCCGGCTCGACCGCACGGAGGGCGACATCGACGCGCTGGTGGCGCGCATCGCCCATATCCGCACCTGGACCTACATCTCCAACCGGCCGGCCTGGCTGAAGGACCCGCTGCACTGGCAGGAGCGCACCCGCGCGGTGGAGGACAAGCTGTCCGACGCCCTGCACGAGCGGTTGACGCAACGCTTCATCGACCGCCGCTCCGCGACGCTGGTGCGCACGCTGAAGGACGGGCGCGACCTGATCGGCGGCGTGCGGGCGGACGGCGAGGTGGTGGTGGAAGGCCATCCGGTCGGCCGCCTGGAGGGCTTCCGCTTCGTCCCCGACGCGCCCGACCGCTCCGACGAGGCGCGCGCCCTGCTGACCGCGGCGCGCCGCGCCCTGCGCGACGAGCTGGCCTCGCGGCTGCGCAGCTTCGAGCAGGAGCCGGACGAGGCCTTCGCCCTGACGCCGGACGGGCAGTTCACCGCCAACGGCATCGCGGTGGCGCGGCTCGCCGCCGGCCCGTCCGTCCTGACCCCGCTGGTCGTCCCCTTCGACGAGGGGCTGCTGGACCAGGGCCAGCGCGACCGGGTGCGGGCGCGGCTGGACCGCTGGCTGAAGGATCATATCGCTGCCCGGCTGAGGCCGCTGATCGCGCTGTCGAAGGCGGAGACGCTGACCGGGGCCGCCCGCGGCCTCGCCTTCCAGCTCGTCGAGGGGATGGGCGTCCTGCCCCGCGCTCCGGTCGCCGGGCTGGTGGAGGGGCTGGAGCGCGAGGACCGCAAGGCGCTGGCGAAGCTGGGCGTCCGGCTCGGCGTGTCGCACCTCTACCTGACGGCGCTCGCCAAGCCCGCGGCGGTGGCGATGCGCGGCCTGCTGTGGGCGGTCAGGGCGGGGCAGCCCCTGCCGGTCCCGGTGCCGCCGCCCGGCCGGGTTTCCGTCGAGGCGGCGCCGGAGAGGGAGGGCGGCCCGCCGCCGGCCTTCTGGGAGGCCATCGGCTATCCGCTGGCCGGCGGGCGCGCCGTGCGGGTCGACATGCTCGACCGGCTGGAGACGGAGATGCTGAAGCACGCCAAGGACGGCGCGCCGCTGACCGAACCGGCGCTCGGCCAGATGATCGGCGTGTCGCCGGACGAGCTGGGCGGCGTGCTGAAGGGCATGGGCTACAGCCGGTCGGTGGCGCAGGACGGGGCCGTCACCTGGCGCCGCCGCCGCGGGCCGCAGTCCCGGCCGCGGCGGGAGACGCCGGCCAACGCCGACCATCCCTTCGCCAAGTTGCGTCAACTGTCCGGGATGGGGTGA
- a CDS encoding RNA-binding S4 domain-containing protein: MTEPDDDLDEGLSAAEAASGRLRADKWLWFARFFKTRSLAARLCNGGGLRISGTVATKASAAVKPGDVLTFAQGRHIRVIKVRALGTRRGPAPEAQALYEDLSPPVKEEAIGDPYRPPGAGRPTKRERRELDRLQGEE; this comes from the coding sequence ATGACCGAACCCGACGACGACCTTGACGAGGGGCTGTCCGCGGCCGAGGCGGCCTCCGGCCGGCTGCGGGCCGACAAGTGGCTGTGGTTCGCGCGCTTCTTCAAGACGCGCAGCCTCGCCGCCAGGCTGTGCAACGGCGGCGGCCTGCGCATTTCCGGCACGGTGGCGACCAAGGCCAGCGCCGCCGTGAAGCCGGGCGACGTGCTGACCTTCGCGCAGGGCCGCCACATCCGGGTCATCAAGGTGCGGGCGCTCGGCACGCGCCGCGGCCCGGCGCCGGAGGCCCAGGCGCTCTACGAGGATCTGTCGCCCCCGGTGAAGGAGGAGGCGATCGGCGATCCCTACCGCCCGCCGGGCGCCGGCCGGCCGACCAAGCGCGAGCGGCGGGAGCTCGACCGGCTGCAGGGTGAGGAATAA
- a CDS encoding TerC family protein: protein MLDLLSDPQVWASLLTLTALEIVLGIDNIIFISIMASKLPAHQQHTARRVGLALALLTRLALLASIAWVAQLTQPLVTILGWAVSGRDLILIGGGLFLLAKGTLEIHHTVEGHEEDGAAPKVASFTSVVIQIMFLDIVFSLDSVITAVGMSDHLPVMIAAVVIAMAVMLFASGPVGDFVNRHATVKMLALSFLLLVGVALVADGMGFHIPKGYLYFAIAFSTLVEALNLLAASRRKRLREAAGAAGH, encoded by the coding sequence ATGCTTGACCTCCTGTCGGACCCGCAAGTCTGGGCCAGCCTGCTGACGCTGACCGCGTTGGAGATCGTGCTTGGCATCGACAACATCATCTTCATCTCGATCATGGCGTCCAAGCTGCCGGCGCACCAGCAGCACACGGCCCGCCGCGTCGGCCTGGCTCTGGCGCTGCTGACCCGGCTGGCCCTGCTGGCCTCCATCGCCTGGGTGGCGCAGTTGACGCAACCGCTGGTCACCATCCTGGGATGGGCGGTGTCGGGACGCGACCTGATCCTGATCGGCGGCGGCCTGTTCCTGCTGGCCAAGGGGACGCTGGAGATCCACCACACGGTGGAGGGGCACGAGGAGGACGGCGCCGCGCCGAAGGTGGCGTCCTTCACCTCCGTCGTCATCCAGATCATGTTCCTCGACATCGTCTTCTCGCTGGACAGCGTCATCACCGCGGTCGGCATGTCCGACCATCTGCCGGTGATGATCGCGGCGGTGGTCATCGCCATGGCGGTGATGCTGTTCGCCTCCGGCCCGGTCGGCGACTTCGTCAACCGTCACGCGACGGTGAAGATGCTGGCCCTGTCCTTCCTGCTGCTGGTCGGCGTGGCTCTGGTCGCCGACGGCATGGGCTTCCACATCCCCAAGGGCTACCTGTACTTCGCCATCGCCTTCTCGACGCTGGTCGAGGCCCTCAACCTGCTGGCCGCCAGCCGCCGCAAGCGGCTCCGCGAGGCCGCCGGGGCGGCGGGGCACTGA
- a CDS encoding CBS domain-containing protein — MMKRKLVPDIVKSQELILVPEDTAVSTVSKLMAEKNIGAVLVVNHGNLVGIVTERDLNNKVLSKDIDPASIEVAQVMTRNPDTLPPDADASEALALMQSKHYRHLPITQGKRAVGIVSIRDLFKVAYEHLMEEVEFRDRMMRV, encoded by the coding sequence ATGATGAAGCGCAAGCTGGTTCCGGACATCGTGAAGTCGCAGGAACTCATCCTGGTGCCGGAGGATACCGCCGTCTCCACGGTCTCCAAGCTGATGGCCGAGAAGAACATCGGCGCGGTGCTGGTGGTGAACCACGGCAACCTCGTCGGCATCGTCACGGAACGCGACCTGAACAACAAGGTGCTGTCCAAGGACATCGACCCCGCCTCGATCGAGGTGGCGCAGGTGATGACCCGCAACCCCGACACGCTGCCGCCGGACGCCGACGCGAGCGAGGCGCTGGCGCTGATGCAGTCCAAGCATTACCGCCACCTGCCGATCACCCAGGGCAAGCGCGCGGTCGGCATCGTCTCGATCCGCGACCTGTTCAAGGTGGCCTACGAGCACCTGATGGAGGAGGTGGAGTTCCGCGACCGCATGATGCGGGTGTGA
- a CDS encoding YbfB/YjiJ family MFS transporter has protein sequence MIRVLIGGIVALAIAMGVARFAFTPILPAMQAATGLGPEGAGLLASLNYLGYLAGAVGAGLVPHGRIRTAVFRASLLLSVGTTAAMGLVAGPADESMAAWSVLRVLSGLSSAGIFILGIAIVLDALARMGRETKAGWLYTGVGIGIASSGLFVALTGSRLGWAGDWLALGLICAVASLSSWAWVADRPERRGPVGPAAASAGADRGRRPGGMPAPLVLLAVAYFLEGGGYIVSGTFLVSILKTMPETAALGEVAWILVGIAAAGSGLLWAAVGRRVGPWRGLILAHLAQAVGILLPVTGSPAAAVLSAILFGGTFVGIVSLAFGLGRHLSAGASTRVIGALTAVYGVGQILGPLAAGLMVARTGSYDAVLIGAAAVVGAGALLLALGARLAAERGAAVAGLSPASPS, from the coding sequence ATGATCCGGGTCCTGATCGGCGGCATCGTCGCGCTGGCCATCGCCATGGGGGTGGCGCGCTTCGCCTTCACCCCGATCCTGCCGGCGATGCAGGCCGCTACCGGGCTGGGGCCGGAGGGGGCGGGGCTGCTCGCCTCGCTCAACTACCTGGGCTATCTGGCCGGCGCTGTCGGTGCCGGGCTGGTGCCGCACGGCCGCATCCGCACCGCGGTCTTCCGCGCCAGCCTGCTCCTCAGCGTCGGCACCACCGCGGCGATGGGGCTGGTGGCCGGCCCGGCGGACGAGAGCATGGCGGCCTGGAGCGTCCTGCGCGTCCTGTCCGGCCTCAGCAGCGCCGGCATCTTCATCCTGGGCATCGCCATCGTGCTGGACGCGCTGGCCCGCATGGGGCGGGAGACGAAGGCCGGCTGGCTCTACACCGGGGTGGGAATCGGCATCGCCTCCTCCGGGCTGTTCGTCGCGCTCACCGGCAGCCGGCTGGGCTGGGCCGGCGACTGGCTGGCGCTGGGGCTGATCTGCGCCGTGGCGAGCCTGTCCTCCTGGGCCTGGGTCGCCGACCGTCCGGAGCGTCGCGGACCCGTGGGGCCGGCGGCGGCTTCGGCCGGTGCGGATCGCGGAAGGCGGCCGGGCGGGATGCCGGCACCGCTGGTCCTGCTGGCGGTGGCCTATTTCCTGGAGGGCGGCGGCTACATCGTGTCGGGCACCTTCCTCGTCTCCATCCTCAAGACGATGCCGGAGACGGCGGCGCTGGGCGAGGTGGCCTGGATCCTGGTGGGCATCGCCGCCGCCGGGTCGGGGCTTCTGTGGGCGGCGGTCGGGCGGCGCGTCGGCCCCTGGCGCGGGCTGATCCTGGCCCACCTCGCGCAGGCGGTGGGGATTCTGCTGCCGGTGACCGGCTCCCCGGCGGCGGCCGTGCTGTCGGCCATCCTGTTCGGCGGCACCTTCGTCGGCATCGTCTCGCTGGCCTTCGGGCTCGGCCGGCACTTGTCGGCGGGCGCCTCCACCCGGGTGATCGGGGCGCTGACCGCGGTGTATGGCGTCGGGCAGATCCTGGGGCCGCTGGCCGCCGGCCTGATGGTGGCGCGGACCGGCAGCTACGACGCCGTGCTGATCGGCGCCGCGGCGGTGGTCGGGGCGGGGGCGCTGCTGCTGGCGCTGGGCGCGCGGCTGGCGGCGGAGCGCGGCGCGGCGGTTGCCGGCCTGTCGCCGGCCAGCCCGTCGTGA
- a CDS encoding LysR family transcriptional regulator, which produces MDLAGLRAIKAVADTGSVSRAAEVLNCVQSNVTARVKRLEQDLGVELFHRMSRGMAPTPAGRVLADYADRVLRMVAQARDAVADAAGRGGRLAIGTMETTAAVRLPPILAGFHADHPGVELTIVPGPTEHLLGEVLAGRLDGAFVGGAVEHPDLFVRLAFEEELVLIEPASGLSSESGRSTLIGFGRACAYRMRAETAMREAGRVPYRVMEFGSLDAILGCVAAGMGVTILPRAVVERAPWSTMLTARRIAPDLARMPTSFVRRTDAVETVSLRAFLDAVALASPLALARQPPPRWTGLNLSKAAC; this is translated from the coding sequence ATGGATCTGGCGGGATTGCGGGCGATCAAGGCGGTGGCCGACACCGGCAGCGTCAGCCGGGCGGCGGAGGTTCTGAACTGCGTCCAGTCCAACGTGACGGCGCGGGTCAAGCGGCTGGAGCAGGATCTGGGAGTCGAGCTGTTCCACCGCATGAGCCGCGGCATGGCGCCGACCCCGGCGGGGCGGGTGCTGGCCGACTATGCCGACCGGGTGCTGCGGATGGTCGCCCAGGCGCGCGACGCGGTGGCGGACGCGGCGGGGCGCGGCGGCCGGCTCGCCATCGGCACCATGGAGACGACCGCCGCGGTGCGGCTGCCGCCGATCCTCGCCGGCTTCCACGCCGACCATCCCGGCGTCGAGCTGACCATCGTCCCCGGCCCGACCGAGCATTTGCTGGGCGAGGTGCTGGCCGGGCGGCTCGACGGCGCCTTCGTCGGCGGCGCGGTGGAACATCCCGACCTGTTCGTCCGCCTCGCCTTCGAGGAGGAGCTGGTGCTGATCGAGCCGGCGTCCGGCCTGTCGTCGGAGAGCGGGCGGTCCACCCTGATCGGCTTCGGCCGGGCCTGCGCCTACCGCATGCGGGCGGAGACGGCGATGCGCGAGGCCGGGCGCGTGCCCTACCGGGTGATGGAGTTCGGCTCGCTCGACGCCATCCTCGGCTGCGTCGCCGCCGGGATGGGCGTCACCATCCTGCCGCGGGCGGTGGTGGAGCGGGCGCCCTGGAGCACCATGCTGACGGCGCGGCGGATCGCCCCGGACCTCGCCCGCATGCCCACCAGCTTCGTGCGACGGACCGACGCAGTGGAGACCGTTAGCCTGCGTGCTTTCCTCGACGCCGTGGCGCTGGCGAGCCCGCTGGCGCTGGCCCGGCAGCCGCCCCCGAGATGGACGGGGTTGAACCTGTCCAAGGCGGCGTGCTAG
- the fdxA gene encoding ferredoxin FdxA — protein MPYVVTDDCIKCKYTDCVEVCPVDCFYEGENMLVIHPDECIDCGVCEPECPAEAIVPDTDDRAAKWLELNREYSGSWPNITRKKDAMPDADQWKGVDGKYDKYFSPNPGK, from the coding sequence ATGCCTTACGTCGTCACCGACGACTGCATCAAGTGCAAGTACACCGACTGCGTCGAGGTGTGCCCCGTGGATTGCTTCTACGAGGGCGAGAACATGCTGGTGATCCACCCCGACGAGTGCATCGACTGCGGCGTGTGCGAACCGGAATGCCCGGCCGAGGCGATCGTCCCCGACACCGACGACCGCGCCGCCAAGTGGCTGGAGCTGAACCGGGAATATTCGGGCTCCTGGCCGAACATCACCCGCAAGAAGGACGCGATGCCCGACGCCGACCAGTGGAAGGGCGTGGACGGCAAGTACGACAAGTACTTCTCCCCCAATCCCGGCAAGTGA
- a CDS encoding CarD family transcriptional regulator — MSNKLDFEAGDFVVYPAHGVGRVDGIETHSIAGQDIQLYAISFEKERMTLKVPVTKARNAGLRRLSTKDRIKAALETLQGRSRVRRTMWSRRAQEYEAKINSGDPVSIAEVVRDLYRGADQSDQSYSERQIYQAALERLARELAAVEKIDEMKATERLELVLKKAA, encoded by the coding sequence ATGTCGAACAAGCTTGACTTCGAGGCCGGCGACTTCGTCGTCTATCCCGCTCACGGTGTCGGTCGGGTCGATGGCATCGAGACCCACAGCATCGCCGGCCAAGACATCCAGCTCTACGCGATCTCGTTCGAAAAAGAGCGCATGACGCTCAAGGTTCCGGTCACCAAGGCCCGCAACGCGGGTCTGCGCCGGCTCTCCACCAAGGACCGCATCAAGGCCGCGCTGGAGACCCTGCAGGGCCGCTCGCGCGTGCGCCGCACCATGTGGAGCCGCCGCGCCCAGGAATACGAAGCCAAGATCAACTCCGGCGACCCCGTCTCCATCGCCGAGGTGGTGCGCGACCTCTATCGCGGCGCCGACCAGTCCGACCAGTCCTACAGCGAGCGCCAGATCTACCAGGCGGCGCTGGAGCGCCTGGCCCGCGAGCTGGCCGCGGTCGAGAAGATCGACGAGATGAAGGCCACCGAGCGGCTGGAGCTGGTCCTGAAGAAGGCCGCCTGA
- a CDS encoding RNA polymerase factor sigma-32: MAYIDDPETQRANLSFIKASMREPLLSRDHEFDLARKWREDGNERALHELVRAYTRLVIATAARFRNYGLPMGDLVQEGNVGLMQAASRFEPDREVRFSTYAAWWIRSAMQDYILRNWSIVRTGTTAAQKSLFFNLRRLRAKIDRMAEGGTTGSGSGLTREGREWIATELQVDVTEVEAMEMRLSGVDQSLNSPVADGSDDDWQDFLADHRPSPEDVVIVMRDANTRSQWLAEALGELSPRERTIIRERRLREEGATLEELGRELGVSKERVRQLEHRALMKLRQSMLKRVEGFEDLLADA; this comes from the coding sequence ATGGCCTATATCGACGATCCCGAGACTCAGCGCGCCAACCTGAGCTTCATCAAGGCGTCCATGCGCGAACCTCTGCTGTCGCGCGACCACGAGTTCGATCTTGCGCGAAAATGGCGCGAGGACGGCAACGAGCGGGCCCTGCACGAGCTGGTCCGGGCCTACACCCGCCTCGTCATCGCCACCGCCGCCCGCTTCCGCAACTACGGCCTGCCCATGGGCGATCTGGTGCAGGAGGGCAATGTCGGGCTGATGCAGGCGGCCAGCCGCTTCGAGCCCGACCGCGAGGTGCGCTTCTCGACCTACGCGGCCTGGTGGATCCGCTCGGCCATGCAGGACTACATCCTGCGCAACTGGTCGATCGTGCGCACCGGCACGACCGCCGCGCAGAAATCGCTGTTCTTCAACCTGCGCCGCCTGCGCGCCAAGATCGACCGCATGGCCGAGGGCGGCACGACCGGCAGCGGCAGCGGCCTGACCCGCGAAGGGCGGGAGTGGATCGCGACCGAGCTGCAGGTCGACGTCACCGAGGTCGAGGCGATGGAGATGCGGCTGTCCGGCGTGGACCAGTCGCTGAACTCCCCGGTCGCCGACGGCTCCGACGACGACTGGCAGGACTTCCTGGCCGACCACCGCCCCTCGCCGGAGGACGTCGTCATCGTCATGCGCGACGCCAACACCCGCTCGCAGTGGCTGGCGGAGGCGCTGGGCGAGCTCAGCCCGCGCGAACGGACCATCATCCGGGAGCGCCGGCTGCGCGAGGAAGGCGCCACGCTGGAGGAGCTGGGCCGCGAGCTCGGCGTCAGCAAGGAGCGGGTGCGCCAGCTTGAGCATCGCGCCCTGATGAAGCTGCGCCAGTCGATGCTGAAGCGCGTGGAAGGCTTCGAGGACCTGCTGGCCGACGCATGA
- a CDS encoding adenylate/guanylate cyclase domain-containing protein, whose translation MPDRAQAIPSSGADTADARSGRGRRLRMPIAAVLVAGFGSLMLAAVASVLILGLVSASTNTFTLLNDRADLALAGVEVRVRHQLDPARDMARFVAGLIERGDLDPADTATLSATLRGALAAAPDVTGLAFVRPDLTGARAGRLGGGLVAGPFDGRGETDLPPELLSGADRATAQWAAPRWMKEGGTSYLSVYQPVRRDGRYLGQVVVGVSLGDLSRFLATFYVEQGVNAFVLYDRDHVLAHPSLAGRSLDLSAKADGPPLPRIDQVDDPALAALWQSGVPVKALRKRVEGRSVSVAGDDYLFLMRSMTGYGQQDWIIGIGMRGNEMGTEIQRLYTTGMVGLGILLMSVAVALFVGRRISRQVARLADVADRVRAFEFRAIPDLPDSRLRELARAATAFNAMVAGLRWFETYVPKALVLQLMHRHGAGTAFGTEEREVTVMFTDIRGFSRMAEHLGAADTAKLLNEHFTLLAACIEAEGGTVDKFIGDSLMAFWGAPDEQKDHAARALRAAHAIHCAVREDNRRRRGAGGQPIRVRVGLHSGPVVVGNIGSESRINYTIVGDTVNVAARIEELSSSLQQDGEDVIVLASGVTAARSDGTVPLVRQGGRTLRGRTGTMEVWRVVVPEEAGESGEAERVTKVGGDD comes from the coding sequence ATGCCCGACAGAGCCCAGGCCATCCCATCTTCCGGCGCGGACACCGCCGACGCCCGCAGCGGGCGCGGCCGGCGCCTGCGCATGCCCATCGCGGCGGTGCTGGTCGCCGGATTCGGCTCGCTCATGCTGGCGGCGGTGGCGAGCGTGCTGATCCTCGGGCTGGTCAGCGCCAGCACCAACACCTTCACCCTGCTGAACGACCGGGCCGATCTGGCGCTGGCCGGGGTGGAGGTGCGGGTGCGCCACCAGCTCGACCCTGCGCGCGACATGGCCCGCTTCGTCGCCGGGCTGATCGAGCGCGGCGACCTCGACCCGGCCGATACGGCCACCCTGTCGGCCACGCTGCGCGGCGCGCTGGCCGCCGCGCCGGACGTGACGGGACTGGCCTTCGTCCGTCCCGACCTGACCGGGGCGCGGGCCGGCCGGCTGGGGGGCGGGCTGGTCGCCGGCCCCTTCGACGGCCGGGGCGAGACGGACCTGCCGCCCGAGCTGCTGTCGGGGGCCGACCGCGCCACCGCGCAGTGGGCCGCCCCGCGCTGGATGAAGGAGGGCGGCACCAGCTACCTGTCGGTCTACCAGCCGGTGCGGCGCGACGGGCGCTATCTGGGGCAGGTGGTGGTCGGGGTGTCGCTGGGCGACCTCTCCCGCTTCCTCGCCACCTTCTATGTCGAGCAGGGGGTGAACGCCTTCGTGCTCTACGACCGCGACCATGTGCTGGCCCACCCGTCGCTCGCCGGCCGCTCGCTCGACCTGTCGGCCAAGGCGGACGGGCCGCCGCTGCCGCGCATCGACCAGGTGGACGACCCGGCGCTGGCCGCCCTCTGGCAGTCCGGCGTGCCGGTGAAGGCGCTGAGGAAGCGGGTGGAGGGCCGCTCGGTCTCGGTGGCGGGCGACGACTATCTGTTCCTGATGCGCAGCATGACCGGCTATGGCCAGCAGGACTGGATCATCGGCATCGGCATGCGCGGCAACGAGATGGGCACCGAGATCCAGCGCCTCTACACCACCGGGATGGTCGGGCTGGGGATCCTGCTGATGTCGGTCGCGGTCGCCCTGTTCGTCGGGCGGCGGATCAGCCGGCAGGTGGCCCGGCTGGCCGACGTGGCCGACCGGGTGCGCGCCTTCGAGTTCCGCGCCATCCCCGACCTGCCGGATTCGCGCCTGCGCGAGCTGGCCCGCGCCGCCACCGCCTTCAACGCCATGGTGGCCGGCCTGCGCTGGTTCGAGACCTATGTGCCGAAGGCGCTGGTCCTGCAGCTGATGCACCGGCACGGCGCCGGCACCGCCTTCGGCACGGAGGAGCGGGAGGTGACGGTGATGTTCACCGACATCCGCGGCTTCTCCCGCATGGCGGAGCATCTGGGGGCGGCCGATACCGCCAAGCTGCTGAACGAGCATTTCACCCTGCTCGCCGCCTGCATCGAGGCGGAGGGCGGGACGGTGGACAAGTTCATCGGCGACTCGCTGATGGCCTTCTGGGGAGCGCCGGACGAGCAGAAGGACCATGCCGCCCGGGCGCTGCGCGCCGCCCACGCCATCCACTGCGCGGTGCGCGAGGACAACCGCAGGCGCCGCGGGGCCGGCGGCCAGCCGATCCGGGTGCGGGTCGGCCTGCATTCCGGGCCGGTGGTGGTCGGCAACATCGGCTCGGAAAGCCGGATCAACTACACGATCGTCGGCGACACGGTGAACGTCGCCGCCCGCATCGAGGAGCTGTCCTCGTCCCTGCAGCAGGATGGCGAGGACGTGATCGTCCTGGCGAGCGGGGTGACCGCGGCGCGCAGCGACGGGACGGTGCCGCTGGTGCGCCAGGGCGGCCGGACGCTGCGGGGCCGTACCGGCACCATGGAGGTCTGGCGCGTGGTGGTGCCGGAGGAGGCCGGTGAGAGCGGCGAGGCGGAGCGGGTCACCAAGGTCGGCGGCGACGACTGA
- a CDS encoding thermonuclease family protein, with product MRPLAAAFAFWLAVAALPAGAAPSWRVVAVVDGDTLVLEDGRQVRLAGIEAPRPPAGAGPGDGRSWPLAEAAATALADLALGRQVSVRGEAITDRHGRLLAHLQRDDGLWLQGALLTAGLARVHTRPDSRGLAAGMLAAEEAARQAGRGLWRSRAYEVRWASEPEELARHRDSFQIVEGRVLHVQKSGGEAYLDFGEDWRTDVTVHLGRAAMRAAAEAGIDPLSFEGRRVRVRGWIGLRNGPVVEVTHPEQIERLEPPAPPPRTVRRAGPPPGRRDADAEGD from the coding sequence TTGCGGCCGCTCGCGGCGGCCTTCGCCTTCTGGCTGGCCGTCGCTGCGCTTCCCGCCGGGGCTGCCCCGTCCTGGCGCGTCGTCGCCGTGGTCGACGGCGACACGCTGGTGCTGGAGGACGGCCGGCAGGTCCGCCTCGCCGGAATCGAAGCGCCTCGTCCGCCCGCGGGGGCCGGACCGGGCGACGGCCGGTCATGGCCGCTGGCCGAGGCGGCGGCGACCGCCCTCGCCGACCTCGCGCTCGGCCGTCAGGTCTCGGTCCGTGGCGAGGCGATCACCGACCGGCACGGCCGGCTGCTCGCCCATCTGCAGCGCGACGACGGGCTGTGGCTGCAGGGCGCCCTGCTGACGGCCGGCCTTGCCCGCGTCCACACCCGCCCCGACAGCCGGGGGCTGGCCGCCGGGATGCTGGCGGCGGAGGAGGCCGCCCGGCAGGCCGGGCGCGGCCTCTGGCGCAGCCGGGCCTACGAGGTGCGCTGGGCCTCGGAACCGGAGGAACTCGCCCGCCACCGCGACAGTTTCCAGATCGTCGAAGGGCGCGTGCTGCATGTGCAAAAGAGCGGGGGCGAGGCCTATCTGGACTTCGGCGAAGACTGGCGGACCGACGTCACCGTCCATCTCGGGCGCGCGGCGATGCGCGCCGCCGCCGAAGCCGGCATCGACCCGCTGTCCTTCGAGGGCCGGCGCGTGCGGGTGCGCGGATGGATCGGCCTGCGCAACGGCCCGGTCGTCGAGGTTACGCATCCGGAACAGATCGAGCGGCTGGAGCCGCCGGCACCTCCGCCCCGCACCGTCCGCCGAGCCGGGCCGCCGCCCGGCCGCCGCGACGCGGATGCGGAGGGCGACTGA